In a single window of the Chondrocystis sp. NIES-4102 genome:
- a CDS encoding neutral invertase: MCVGRNNPLAAEAWELLESSIIKYKGSPIGTEAASDKSSPSLNYDQCFVRDFVPAALVFLMRGRNEIVRNFLQETLTLQITEGELGLLQPGRGLMPASFKVVGKGEQQSLRADFGDRAIGRVTPVDSCFWWLFILRAYIKATGEGEFAQTFEMQRGIRLIMELCLCARFDISPTLLVPDGACMIDRRMGISGYPLEIQALFYIALKCAKELLLDNTENNKIIQAIDNRLPLLNTYIQNNYWLDLKKLNDIYSYQCEEYGKNASNQFNIYSESIPYAELSEWLPKKGGYLVGNVGTSHLDCRFFTLGNLLSILSSLVMPKQGRIIMHTIDKKWDDLVGSMPMKICFPALTGRDWQILTGCDPKNRPWSYHNGGNWPVLLGFFVAAAVKMGRVDLVKKALKIATKRLSQDKWAEYYDGKNGRLIGKEARKKQNWTISSFLLAQELIDQPKYLDWICYD, encoded by the coding sequence ATGTGTGTCGGGCGAAATAATCCACTCGCAGCCGAAGCTTGGGAACTTTTAGAATCATCCATCATTAAATATAAAGGTAGCCCCATTGGTACAGAGGCAGCATCTGACAAGAGTTCACCCTCTTTAAACTACGATCAGTGTTTTGTTAGAGATTTTGTTCCCGCAGCCCTAGTTTTTCTCATGCGTGGCAGAAATGAAATAGTTAGAAATTTTTTACAGGAAACTTTAACACTACAAATTACAGAAGGGGAGTTAGGTTTACTCCAACCAGGACGGGGATTGATGCCAGCTAGTTTTAAAGTTGTAGGCAAAGGAGAACAACAGTCTCTTAGGGCAGATTTCGGTGATCGTGCCATCGGTAGAGTGACTCCTGTAGATTCCTGTTTCTGGTGGTTATTTATTCTGCGAGCCTATATTAAAGCTACGGGTGAGGGTGAATTTGCTCAGACTTTTGAAATGCAAAGGGGAATTCGGCTAATTATGGAACTCTGCCTTTGCGCCCGATTTGATATCTCTCCTACCCTTTTAGTCCCTGATGGGGCTTGTATGATTGATCGACGCATGGGAATTAGTGGGTATCCTTTAGAAATTCAGGCACTATTTTACATCGCCCTTAAATGTGCTAAAGAGTTACTACTAGATAATACAGAAAATAACAAAATTATACAGGCAATAGATAATCGTCTTCCACTCCTGAATACTTATATTCAGAATAATTATTGGCTAGATCTAAAAAAACTAAATGACATTTATAGCTATCAATGCGAAGAATATGGAAAAAATGCCTCAAATCAATTTAATATCTATTCAGAATCAATTCCCTATGCAGAATTGAGCGAATGGTTGCCTAAAAAGGGTGGGTATTTAGTTGGCAACGTGGGGACATCTCATTTAGACTGTCGTTTTTTTACATTGGGTAATTTACTGTCAATCTTATCTTCATTGGTAATGCCCAAACAAGGACGAATTATTATGCACACCATTGATAAAAAATGGGATGACTTAGTAGGATCAATGCCAATGAAAATATGCTTTCCTGCACTGACGGGTAGAGATTGGCAAATACTGACAGGTTGCGATCCTAAAAATCGTCCTTGGTCTTATCATAATGGTGGTAATTGGCCAGTTTTGTTAGGCTTCTTTGTTGCAGCAGCAGTTAAGATGGGGCGTGTTGATTTAGTAAAAAAAGCTTTAAAAATTGCTACTAAGCGTTTAAGTCAGGATAAGTGGGCAGAATATTATGATGGCAAAAATGGTCGTTTAATTGGGAAAGAGGCTAGAAAGAAGCAAAATTGGACAATATCTAGTTTTTTATTAGCTCAAGAATTAATTGATCAACCTAAATATTTAGATTGGATTTGTTATGATTGA
- the pgsA_1 gene encoding CDP-diacylglycerol--glycerol-3-phosphate 3-phosphatidyltransferase: protein MSFNKVFLFVPNIIGYLRLIIYLCSFICHTLGLWQLCISLYAIAFILDEFDGRAARAYNQSSNFGAALDMVADRCATAGLCLILAQLYPNYLLALIGAIALDVSSHYYLVYATGILGKTSHKDSAQWSNNGLLKLYYGNKTFMDLLILGNEVFYILLYLNFYLVGYNFSLGNFDLDIWQLCIFICLPVYLLKQATNILQLQSAAQEIAKIDLINHQKLD from the coding sequence ATGTCTTTCAATAAAGTTTTTTTATTTGTACCAAATATTATTGGTTATCTAAGATTGATCATTTATTTGTGTAGCTTTATTTGTCATACGCTTGGGTTATGGCAATTATGTATTAGTTTATATGCGATCGCTTTTATTTTAGATGAATTTGATGGTCGCGCTGCTCGTGCTTATAACCAAAGTAGTAATTTTGGTGCTGCTTTAGACATGGTGGCGGATCGTTGCGCTACGGCTGGCTTATGCTTGATTTTGGCGCAATTATATCCAAATTATTTATTAGCTTTGATAGGCGCGATCGCTCTTGATGTTAGTAGTCATTATTATCTGGTTTACGCTACAGGTATACTGGGTAAAACTAGCCATAAAGACTCTGCTCAATGGTCAAATAATGGTCTATTAAAGCTTTACTATGGCAATAAAACTTTTATGGATCTTTTGATCTTGGGTAACGAGGTGTTTTATATCCTGCTATATCTTAATTTTTATTTAGTTGGCTATAATTTTAGTTTGGGGAATTTTGATTTAGATATCTGGCAATTATGTATATTTATTTGCTTACCAGTTTATCTATTAAAACAAGCAACTAATATTTTACAACTACAAAGTGCTGCTCAAGAGATAGCCAAGATAGATTTAATTAATCATCAGAAATTAGATTAA
- a CDS encoding beta-Ig-H3/fasciclin — protein sequence MADIVDTAVSAGSFETLVAAVKAAGLVDTLKGEGPFTVFAPTDEAFSKLPEGTVDSLLNDIPQLTKILTYHVVPGKVMAADVTTMKSATTVEGSELTIDASSGVKINDATVSQADVEADNGVIHIIDTVLIPQ from the coding sequence ATGGCTGATATCGTTGATACCGCAGTAAGTGCAGGCTCGTTTGAAACTTTAGTTGCTGCGGTTAAGGCTGCTGGCTTAGTAGATACTCTTAAAGGTGAAGGTCCATTTACCGTTTTTGCACCTACTGATGAAGCATTTTCCAAACTTCCAGAAGGAACGGTAGATAGTTTACTAAATGATATTCCACAACTAACCAAAATTTTGACTTATCATGTTGTTCCTGGCAAAGTCATGGCTGCTGATGTAACTACAATGAAGTCGGCAACAACAGTTGAAGGTTCAGAATTAACCATAGATGCAAGTAGTGGCGTAAAAATTAACGATGCTACAGTATCTCAAGCTGACGTAGAGGCTGATAATGGTGTTATTCACATTATTGACACAGTATTAATACCTCAATAG
- a CDS encoding conserved hypothetical membrane protein: MNRNTVLNSLNEIDNTDKAIKQLSPSSSWQKILGDIISLGILLLAVIALAFSPIFTKLSEIEISPTATIFNRLWLATIIISCWQLFKNPANLRQIQPQENKPPNYKQEFLLIIASLCATISALLWAISLTHTSVASSTVLRSLTPLFITLGAWLIFKQQFNYQFILGMLLAIVGGITISWDDLQIGTTYLVGDGIALLSAALHGMNILIVGYLRDRGCATTKVLFWRCAGGALIILPLAYLTDSRLFPVSTQGWITVIALAVVCQTFGQGLLVYSLKKFSASFVGIFTLLKPIITALLAWIIFAEHLSLASGIAVILILIGIYLAKSSSD, from the coding sequence TTGAACAGAAATACTGTATTAAATTCTTTAAATGAAATAGATAATACTGACAAAGCAATCAAGCAATTATCCCCATCATCATCGTGGCAAAAAATATTGGGAGATATTATAAGCTTAGGAATTTTACTCTTAGCAGTTATTGCTTTAGCTTTTTCACCAATCTTTACTAAATTAAGTGAAATAGAAATTAGCCCAACAGCTACTATTTTTAATCGTCTTTGGCTTGCAACTATAATTATAAGTTGTTGGCAATTATTTAAAAATCCTGCAAATCTTAGACAAATTCAACCTCAAGAAAATAAGCCCCCCAACTATAAGCAAGAATTTTTATTAATCATTGCTAGTCTTTGTGCCACTATTTCTGCTTTATTATGGGCAATCTCCCTAACTCATACTAGTGTTGCCAGTTCTACAGTATTGCGTAGCTTGACACCTTTATTTATTACTTTAGGTGCTTGGCTAATTTTCAAACAACAATTCAATTATCAATTTATCTTGGGAATGCTCCTTGCCATAGTAGGGGGGATAACAATTAGTTGGGATGACTTACAAATAGGAACAACTTACTTAGTGGGTGATGGCATTGCCTTACTTTCGGCTGCACTTCATGGTATGAATATACTAATTGTGGGATATTTACGCGATCGCGGTTGTGCAACTACTAAAGTCCTATTTTGGCGATGTGCTGGTGGAGCATTAATCATTTTACCCCTAGCATATTTAACCGATAGTCGTCTGTTTCCAGTTTCTACCCAAGGATGGATAACTGTAATTGCTCTTGCTGTTGTTTGCCAAACCTTTGGACAGGGCTTGCTTGTCTACAGCCTTAAAAAATTCTCCGCCAGTTTTGTAGGTATTTTCACACTATTAAAACCAATAATTACTGCTCTGCTTGCTTGGATTATTTTCGCAGAACATCTGAGTTTGGCAAGTGGCATAGCTGTCATTTTAATTTTAATTGGCATTTATTTAGCCAAATCAAGTAGTGATTAG
- a CDS encoding RNA-directed DNA polymerase — translation MDYVELIQQEYEWADLPWKKFEKVLYKLQKRIYQASIRGNVKNIKRLQKLLINSRSAKLISVRKVSQDNQGAKTAGVDGKKMLTPKQRFELVDKINLGSKVSPVRRVWIPKPEKQETRPLGIPTIKDRAIQCLVKLALEPEWEAKFEKNSYGFRPGRSCHDAIAAIFDATRYKPKYVLDADISQCFDCINHRKLLQKLKTFPKLRKQIRAWLKAGVWDKETLFMTNKGVPQGGVLSPLLANIALHGMEEYIKDFAETQNITYPNGGCMSKQRKRDSISLIRYADDLVVLHHKHDIVVKSKEKLSNWLKEIGLELKPSKTRITHTLHNCGAEKKGFDFLGFNVQQYTVGKYNCGKCRGKSLGFKTLIKPSKKSILRHYKQLAKIITEAKSWKQEALIGKLNPIIRGWCNYFSIGVSKKVFQKMDWLIWWKLFKWGISRHNNKGKDWCKNKYFQKYETYNINEGKIISKNWIFATTKDGNIHNWLLSHGDTKIIHYTKVKSDVSPYDGNLIYWSSRMGKNPLMPSRKAKLLKTQKGKCNWCGLTFRQDDVLEVDHVIPKSKGGTDYYKNLQVLHRHCHDKKTSADGSHEPTFKPVKLPQGWYWEGGMLIT, via the coding sequence ATGGACTATGTTGAATTAATACAACAAGAGTATGAATGGGCAGACCTACCCTGGAAGAAATTCGAGAAGGTTCTGTATAAGCTTCAAAAACGTATCTATCAAGCGTCCATTCGTGGCAATGTCAAAAACATTAAACGACTCCAAAAATTACTAATTAACTCCAGAAGTGCAAAATTAATATCGGTTCGTAAAGTCTCCCAAGATAACCAGGGTGCAAAAACGGCAGGTGTGGACGGAAAAAAAATGCTGACCCCAAAGCAACGTTTTGAACTGGTTGATAAAATCAACTTGGGTTCTAAAGTGTCTCCTGTTAGAAGGGTATGGATTCCCAAACCAGAAAAACAAGAGACAAGACCTTTAGGAATACCTACGATAAAAGACCGAGCAATACAATGCCTTGTCAAATTAGCTCTTGAGCCAGAATGGGAAGCAAAGTTCGAGAAAAACAGCTATGGTTTTCGACCTGGACGCTCATGCCATGATGCTATTGCAGCAATTTTCGATGCAACAAGATATAAACCAAAATATGTTCTTGATGCTGATATCAGTCAATGTTTCGACTGTATCAATCACAGAAAATTACTACAAAAGCTAAAAACATTTCCAAAGCTTCGTAAACAAATACGAGCCTGGCTAAAGGCAGGAGTCTGGGATAAAGAAACACTTTTCATGACTAATAAAGGAGTACCTCAAGGCGGGGTATTAAGCCCCTTACTTGCAAATATTGCCTTGCATGGAATGGAGGAGTATATCAAAGACTTTGCGGAAACTCAAAACATCACCTATCCGAATGGAGGATGTATGAGTAAACAACGTAAAAGAGACTCAATATCTCTAATTAGATACGCAGACGACTTAGTTGTACTCCACCACAAACATGACATAGTTGTGAAAAGCAAAGAAAAGCTCTCAAACTGGCTAAAAGAGATAGGACTAGAGTTAAAACCCAGTAAAACTCGAATTACACACACCTTACATAATTGTGGGGCTGAAAAAAAAGGATTCGACTTTTTAGGATTTAACGTCCAACAATATACCGTTGGAAAATACAACTGCGGAAAGTGTAGAGGAAAATCACTAGGCTTTAAAACCTTAATCAAGCCTAGCAAGAAAAGCATCCTAAGACACTATAAACAACTGGCAAAAATAATTACCGAAGCCAAATCTTGGAAACAAGAAGCATTAATAGGTAAACTTAACCCTATTATTCGCGGATGGTGTAATTATTTTTCCATAGGGGTGTCAAAGAAAGTTTTTCAAAAAATGGATTGGTTAATCTGGTGGAAACTCTTTAAATGGGGAATAAGTAGGCATAATAATAAAGGAAAGGATTGGTGTAAAAACAAATACTTCCAAAAATATGAAACTTACAACATAAACGAAGGTAAAATCATCAGTAAAAATTGGATATTCGCGACAACCAAAGATGGAAATATTCATAATTGGCTACTTTCACATGGTGACACAAAAATCATCCATTATACGAAAGTAAAAAGCGATGTCAGTCCTTACGATGGAAACTTAATTTACTGGAGTTCCCGTATGGGAAAAAATCCCCTAATGCCATCCCGCAAAGCAAAATTGCTTAAAACCCAAAAAGGAAAATGCAACTGGTGCGGTTTAACGTTCAGACAAGATGATGTATTAGAAGTAGACCACGTTATCCCAAAATCAAAAGGTGGAACGGATTACTATAAAAACTTGCAGGTACTTCATCGACATTGCCATGATAAAAAGACATCAGCCGACGGATCACACGAACCTACCTTTAAACCAGTAAAACTCCCTCAAGGATGGTATTGGGAAGGAGGAATGTTGATTACATAG
- a CDS encoding transposase IS200-like protein yields MRNDFVSSARSVSDLKAHLVLTTKYRKKVLTGEMISRLRDVITELCEKWDCKVIEFNGEDNHIHLLFQYYPQMELPKFIGNIKSVTSRRLRQEFPEEINKIYWKKVFWNESYFIASCGGVTISVLKNYIENQNTPS; encoded by the coding sequence ATGAGGAATGATTTTGTTTCTAGTGCCAGGTCTGTATCTGATTTAAAAGCTCATTTAGTTTTGACAACCAAGTATAGAAAAAAGGTTTTAACTGGCGAAATGATTAGCAGATTGAGAGACGTGATAACTGAATTGTGTGAAAAATGGGATTGCAAAGTGATTGAGTTCAATGGAGAAGACAATCATATACATTTGTTATTTCAGTACTACCCACAAATGGAACTACCCAAATTCATAGGCAATATTAAATCAGTTACCAGCAGGAGATTGAGACAAGAATTTCCAGAAGAAATAAACAAAATTTATTGGAAAAAAGTATTTTGGAATGAGTCTTACTTTATAGCTTCTTGTGGTGGAGTTACAATATCTGTATTAAAAAATTATATCGAGAATCAAAATACGCCAAGCTAG
- a CDS encoding nuclear transport factor 2, with protein MPYTIDSARNIFPDTLSADAVPALTARFSQLSAEDQLAWIWFAYLEMGKTITVAAPGAANMQFAEPTLDQIKAMSFQEQSQVMCDLANRADTPICRTYATWTPNIKLGFWYRLGEWMEQGIVAPIPEGYKLSANAKAVLEALQGLDSGQQITVLRNTVVDMGFDVAKMGNFTRVSEPVAPPTEMSKRTQVKIEGVDNPTVLNYMNLLNANDFDELIKLFTADGALQPPFKKPIVGRDAVLKFFKEECPNLKLAPERGVSEPAEDGYTQIKVTGKVQTPWFGAGVGMNMSWRFLIDSENRIFFVAIDLLASPKELLNLAR; from the coding sequence ATGCCCTATACTATCGATTCAGCTCGTAACATATTTCCTGATACCTTATCTGCCGACGCTGTACCTGCATTGACAGCTAGATTTAGTCAACTTAGTGCAGAAGATCAACTAGCATGGATTTGGTTTGCTTACTTGGAAATGGGCAAAACTATTACTGTAGCTGCTCCTGGGGCTGCTAATATGCAATTTGCTGAACCTACTCTTGATCAAATTAAGGCAATGAGTTTTCAAGAGCAATCTCAAGTAATGTGTGATTTAGCCAATCGTGCAGATACTCCAATATGCAGAACTTATGCTACTTGGACTCCTAATATTAAATTAGGTTTTTGGTATCGCTTAGGAGAGTGGATGGAACAAGGAATTGTTGCTCCTATTCCTGAAGGATATAAGCTATCAGCTAATGCTAAGGCTGTATTAGAAGCACTTCAAGGTTTAGATTCAGGACAACAAATTACAGTATTACGTAATACCGTAGTTGATATGGGATTTGATGTAGCTAAAATGGGCAACTTTACTAGGGTTAGTGAGCCTGTAGCTCCTCCTACCGAGATGTCTAAGCGAACTCAAGTTAAGATCGAGGGTGTGGACAACCCCACGGTATTAAATTACATGAACCTCTTAAATGCCAATGATTTTGATGAATTAATCAAATTATTTACTGCTGATGGTGCGCTACAACCTCCTTTCAAAAAACCTATTGTTGGTCGTGATGCTGTACTAAAGTTTTTTAAAGAGGAATGTCCTAATCTTAAACTAGCTCCAGAACGTGGTGTTTCTGAACCTGCCGAAGATGGTTATACTCAGATCAAGGTAACAGGTAAAGTACAAACCCCTTGGTTTGGTGCTGGCGTAGGTATGAATATGTCGTGGCGGTTTTTAATTGATTCTGAAAACCGAATTTTCTTTGTTGCTATTGATTTATTGGCATCTCCTAAAGAACTATTGAATTTAGCTCGTTAA
- the psbL gene encoding photosystem II protein L, whose product MDRNQNPNRQPVELNRTSLYLGLLLIAVLGILFSSYFFN is encoded by the coding sequence ATGGATAGAAATCAAAACCCCAATAGACAACCAGTAGAGCTTAATCGTACTTCCCTTTATTTAGGGTTGCTATTGATTGCAGTCCTCGGTATTCTTTTCTCTAGTTACTTCTTTAACTAG
- a CDS encoding ribonuclease BN, protein MNLRKVTKLLKATFKKWQEDNASRIAAALAYYTVFSVSPLLVIAIAIAGAFFGQETAQAQITEKLTSLLGQDAVEPILVALNNMSQPRIRGIASLISVAVLILGASGIFAQLQDALNTIWKVKPQAGKGMLAFLRKRLLSFLMVLAIGFILILSLILSAVVSALKMYRVDFLPGSAIVWENLDFIVSLGLLTFLFSLMFKYVPDIKIAWKDVFIGSVITSLLFLFGKFLLGLYLSKGSLGSAYGAAGSLIVFLAWVYYSAQIILFGAEFTQVYTQMYGSKVRAKRYSQLEENR, encoded by the coding sequence ATGAATTTACGTAAAGTTACCAAGCTGTTAAAAGCAACTTTTAAAAAGTGGCAAGAGGATAATGCTTCTCGCATTGCAGCAGCTTTAGCTTATTATACGGTCTTTTCTGTTTCGCCTTTATTAGTTATTGCGATCGCTATTGCTGGAGCTTTTTTTGGACAGGAAACCGCCCAAGCACAAATTACTGAAAAGTTAACTTCTTTACTGGGACAAGATGCTGTAGAACCTATCTTGGTGGCTTTAAATAATATGAGTCAGCCCCGAATTCGCGGTATTGCTTCTTTAATTAGTGTAGCTGTATTGATTCTGGGTGCTTCAGGTATTTTTGCCCAATTGCAGGATGCTTTAAATACTATTTGGAAAGTTAAACCCCAGGCTGGCAAAGGTATGTTAGCTTTTCTGCGCAAGAGATTACTTTCTTTTTTAATGGTGCTAGCGATCGGTTTTATTTTGATTTTGTCGTTGATTTTAAGCGCGGTAGTTTCTGCTTTAAAGATGTATAGAGTTGACTTTCTCCCAGGTTCAGCAATTGTTTGGGAAAATTTAGACTTTATTGTCTCTTTGGGTTTATTGACTTTTCTCTTTAGCTTGATGTTTAAATATGTTCCTGATATTAAAATTGCCTGGAAAGATGTTTTTATCGGCTCTGTAATTACTTCTTTATTATTTCTTTTTGGTAAATTTCTCTTGGGTTTATATCTAAGTAAAGGCAGTTTGGGTTCTGCCTACGGTGCTGCTGGATCTTTAATTGTGTTTTTGGCTTGGGTATATTATTCAGCCCAAATTATTTTATTCGGAGCAGAATTTACCCAGGTTTATACTCAAATGTATGGATCTAAGGTAAGAGCTAAAAGATATTCTCAGCTTGAAGAAAATAGATAA
- a CDS encoding signal transduction histidine kinase LytS has product MSDSRKERIISDLQQAKQTGELKTEKIRAIVKNAIAQTISEYKEGRSEIVNLVQDAIAAVTETFQEKSGEVKEEVTASIQGAIDGISEARRQKIAETQSEITTLEAKVVEQEQELQEDIDNALANVKTQSETQPDKTKQAIVEAVTTITNSEEFALLQKHYARLKAQTAVLQANLANRYGAQYEEVNKYLEEAKVWYEKAKEDPDNFSEPIKRKRAEFETKLGATGGAVARKEKQVKQLLKELWHEVREIFQDKTPK; this is encoded by the coding sequence ATGTCAGACTCAAGAAAAGAAAGAATTATTAGCGATCTCCAACAAGCAAAACAAACTGGAGAACTAAAAACAGAAAAAATCCGCGCAATAGTGAAAAATGCGATCGCTCAAACAATTTCGGAATATAAAGAGGGTCGTAGTGAAATTGTTAACTTAGTACAAGATGCGATCGCTGCTGTTACTGAAACTTTTCAAGAAAAAAGCGGTGAAGTAAAAGAAGAAGTGACTGCTTCTATTCAAGGTGCAATTGACGGTATTAGCGAGGCTAGAAGACAAAAAATTGCCGAAACTCAATCTGAAATTACTACCCTAGAAGCTAAAGTTGTTGAACAAGAGCAAGAATTGCAAGAGGATATTGATAATGCTTTGGCAAATGTTAAAACCCAAAGTGAGACTCAACCTGATAAAACTAAACAAGCGATCGTTGAAGCTGTAACTACTATTACTAACAGTGAAGAGTTTGCACTCCTGCAAAAACATTACGCTCGTCTTAAAGCTCAAACAGCCGTCCTACAAGCTAATTTAGCTAACCGTTATGGCGCACAATATGAAGAAGTTAATAAGTATTTAGAGGAAGCCAAAGTTTGGTACGAAAAGGCGAAAGAAGATCCCGACAATTTCTCTGAACCTATTAAGCGTAAAAGAGCAGAATTTGAAACCAAATTAGGAGCAACTGGGGGTGCAGTCGCCCGCAAAGAAAAGCAAGTTAAACAGTTATTGAAAGAGCTTTGGCATGAAGTTAGAGAGATTTTTCAAGATAAAACTCCTAAGTAA
- a CDS encoding RNA polymerase, sigma 70 subunit, RpoD subfamily protein: protein MTQANQVLATIANPDNDWEILIDEDLDKDPDDLDLKSDLKGEKKKASGTRRAERGRKKPYTEDSIRIYLQEIGRIRLLRAEEEIELARQIADLLELERLKDSLEDGLGREATEEEWAREVDMEYRKFRRRLFIGRRAKDKMVQSNLRLVVSIAKKYMNRGLSFQDLIQEGSLGLIRAAEKFDHEKGYKFSTYATWWIRQAITRAIADQSRTIRLPVHLYETISRIKKTTKLLSQEQGRKPTEEEIATRMEMTIEKLRFIAKSAQLPISLETPIGKEEDSRLGDFIEADGETPEDQVSKSLLREDLESVLDTLSPRERDVLRLRYGLDDGRMKTLEEIGQIFNVTRERIRQIEAKALRKLRHPNRNSILKEYIR, encoded by the coding sequence ATGACCCAAGCTAATCAAGTTCTAGCAACAATCGCCAATCCTGATAACGACTGGGAAATTCTTATCGACGAAGATCTAGACAAAGATCCAGATGATCTAGATCTTAAAAGTGACCTTAAAGGAGAGAAGAAAAAAGCTAGCGGAACTCGTCGTGCTGAACGAGGTAGAAAGAAACCTTATACAGAAGATTCTATTCGTATATATTTACAAGAAATTGGTCGAATTCGACTGTTAAGAGCCGAAGAAGAAATTGAATTAGCTCGCCAAATTGCCGATTTATTGGAATTAGAAAGATTAAAAGATAGTCTAGAGGATGGTTTAGGTAGAGAAGCTACTGAGGAAGAATGGGCAAGAGAAGTCGATATGGAATATCGCAAATTCCGTCGTCGCCTATTTATTGGTCGTAGAGCTAAAGATAAAATGGTACAGTCGAACTTACGTTTGGTTGTTTCCATTGCCAAAAAGTATATGAACCGAGGGTTATCTTTTCAGGATTTAATTCAAGAAGGTTCATTAGGACTAATTAGGGCAGCAGAAAAATTCGACCACGAAAAAGGTTATAAATTCTCGACCTATGCAACTTGGTGGATTAGACAAGCAATAACTAGAGCGATCGCCGATCAATCTCGCACTATTCGTCTACCTGTCCATTTATACGAAACTATTTCTCGTATTAAGAAAACCACTAAACTACTTTCCCAAGAACAAGGACGCAAACCCACCGAGGAAGAAATTGCAACTCGCATGGAGATGACAATTGAGAAGTTAAGATTTATTGCTAAATCCGCTCAATTACCTATATCTTTAGAAACTCCCATAGGCAAAGAAGAAGATTCTCGTTTAGGTGATTTTATTGAAGCCGATGGGGAAACACCAGAAGATCAAGTGTCTAAAAGTTTACTTAGAGAGGACTTAGAAAGTGTATTAGATACCCTCAGCCCTCGTGAACGTGATGTTCTACGTCTACGTTATGGTTTAGATGATGGTCGCATGAAAACACTAGAGGAAATCGGACAAATCTTTAATGTAACTCGCGAACGTATTCGTCAAATCGAAGCCAAAGCCTTACGTAAACTACGTCATCCCAATCGCAACAGCATACTTAAAGAGTACATTCGTTAG
- the psbJ gene encoding photosystem II reaction center protein J has product MFANGRIPLWIVATIAGMGVITVVGIFFYGSYAGVGSAM; this is encoded by the coding sequence ATGTTTGCCAATGGAAGAATTCCTTTGTGGATTGTTGCCACTATAGCTGGCATGGGTGTCATCACAGTTGTTGGGATCTTTTTCTACGGCTCTTATGCTGGTGTAGGCTCTGCAATGTAG
- a CDS encoding cytochrome b559 beta subunit: protein MTGNTPNQPISYPIFTVRWLAVHTLAVPTVFFLGAIAAMQFIQR, encoded by the coding sequence ATGACAGGTAATACCCCTAATCAACCAATTTCTTACCCCATCTTTACTGTGAGATGGTTGGCAGTTCACACTTTAGCAGTACCTACCGTCTTCTTTTTAGGCGCGATCGCTGCTATGCAATTTATCCAAAGATAG